The following is a genomic window from Rutidosis leptorrhynchoides isolate AG116_Rl617_1_P2 chromosome 8, CSIRO_AGI_Rlap_v1, whole genome shotgun sequence.
tatatatatatatatatatatatatatatatatatatatatatatatatatatatatttcctattagatttaataatattaatagtacaaatgttaatattaatataaacattaagaataataatgatagtagtgataataatataatatttatttttatatttgtatatatatatatatatatatatatatatatatatatatatatatatatatatatatatatatatatatatatatatacatgttatctacacacaaatgttcgtgaatcgtcgggaatagtcaacggttaaatgaatacatgaacacagttcaaagtttttgagattttaacattatagactttgtttatcgtgtcggaaacatataaagattaagtttaaatttggtcggaaattttcgggtcgtcacattttcgTGGTCAAGCTGGTGAAGATCCTCATAAGCACCTTAAAGAATTTCATGTGGTTTGCTCAACAATGAAACCACAAGAAGTTACCGAAGATCAAATCAAGTTGCGTGCTTTTCCTTTTTCGTTAGCAAACAAGGCTAAAGATTGGTTATATTATCTGCCTTCCGGGTCGATAACCACATGGGATGAGATGAAGCGAATTCCTCGAGAAGTTTTTCCCTACCTCTTGCGCTGCAAACATAAGGAAAGACATTTGTGGAATTCTCCAGTTCAGTGGAGAGACGTTATATGAGTGTTGGGAACGATTTAAGCAACTTTGTGCTAGCTGCCCTCAACATCAGATTAGTGATTAACTACTGATCCAGTATTTTTACGATGGTCTGTTGACTATGGACCAAAATATGATTGATGCTACAAGTGGAGGAGCATTGGTACACAAGACACCTACTGAAGCGAGGACGTTGATATCTAACATGGATGCTAACTCGCAACAGTTTGGTATAAGACAAGAAGGCCCAATAAAAAGTGTTAGTGAGGTTAATGCTTCTtatgatcaatgtttggatcatctTACTGCTCTCGTGGAAAAGCTGGTTATGGGAAATACACAACATGTGAAAGCTTGTGGAATTTGTTCAATTGCTAATCATCCGACAGACATGTGTCCTACACTTCAAGACGGGTCAGTCGAGCAAACAAATGCTGTTGGAGGGTTTCCGAGTCCACCACAAAGAAAGTATGATCCATTTTCAAATACTTACAATCCAGGATGGAGGGATCACCCTAACTTTAGCTATAGGGCTCGTTCAAACACTTTCCAACAACCATACCCTAACCAATCAGCTCACTCACAACCATCATCTTCAAACTCGAGTATGTCTCTTAAAAACATCGTTAAACATCTCGCAACTAACACCCAACAATTTCAACAAGAAACCAAAAACACGTTTCAACACCTAGAAACGCAAATTGGTCACTTGGCTACCTTCATGAACAGAATTGAATCTCAAGTATCGGGTAAATTGCCATCTCAAACGATTAATAACCCTAAGCAGAACGCTATTGCAATTACCTTGAGAAGTGGGAAAGTACTTGAGCAACCACATGAAGCGTCTAAACGGGAGCTAGAAAAAGAGTTTGTAATTGAAGAATCGACTTCCCAAAATGTCCAACCAAAGGAACAAACCAGCCCGCAAACTCAGGAGCTCAAAATACCTCCACCTTTTCCTAATCGGCTTGCAAGGTCCAAAAAAGAAGAACATCAGAAGGAAATTCTCGAAACTTTTCGCAAGGTCGAGGTAAATATCCCACTTCTAGATGCCATTAAACAGGTaccttgtgatgacccgaaattttttgacttatttaaaccaattctatatacgatttattattttaacacgttaaacaaagtctgttagattgagtctcaaaattttagaactgtttcatatatacaattacctttgattactctcgacgattcatgaacaattatatgtatgtatatatatatatatacaagtaaaaacgactttcctacagtaaaaccctatttgctacagtaaaaattactttgctacagtaaaacactatttgctacagtgaaaccgtattttgctacagttattaaagaagaagttaacatctgcacccattttgtcattaccagaaggaaatgatgattttgagatctattgtgacgcttcgcgccaaggtttaggatgtgtattaatgcaacgcacaaaagttatcgcatatgcctcacgacaactaaaaattcatgaaaagaactatacgacgcacgatttggaacttggagcagtagtttttgcactcaaaatatggagacactatctatatggcaccaagtgtacagtgtacactgaccataagagtcttcagcatatttttgatcaaaaataactcaatatgaggcaacgtcgctgggtagagttgttaaatgattacgattgtgaaattcgttaccaccccggaaaagccaatgttgtagctgatgccctaagtcgaaaagaaagagtaaaacctcttagggtccgagatttgaatattacaattcgtactgatctcacaaagcaaattcaagtagcacagttagaagctttaaaagaagaaaacaaaaaaggctaaatgagcaaagggttagaaaaacaacttgaagtaaaaaccgatggaaccctgtattttgctggtaggatatgggtaccaagacatggtaacctaaggcaactagtactggatgaagcacacaaaacgaggtactcaattcatccaggaaacgggaaaatgtaccacgatctcaagaagttctattggtggcctaatatgaagacagaaattgctacttatgtaagcaaatgtttgacgtgtgcaaaggtcaaagctgagcaccaaaagccgtcaggattactgcaacaaccagaaattctgcagtggaaatgggaaagagtaaccatggatttcattacgaaattgccaaggactacaagtagtcatgatactatttgggtgatagttgatcgtctaactaaatcagctcacttcctaccaataaaggagacagactgaatggagaaattagcacgtctatatttgaaggaagtagtttctaggcatggtgtacccatctctatcatatctgatcgtgacacccgattcacatcacgtttctggcagttattacaaaaagcattgggaactcgattagatacgagcaccgcttatcacccacagacagatggtcaaagtgaaagaacaatacaaacattggaagacatgttacgggcatgcgtgattgaatttgaaaccagttgggatcgacacttaccgttggcagaattttcatacaataacagctatcatacgagcatcaacgcagcgccatttgaagcactttacggtagaaagtgcagatctcctatctgttggagtgaagtaggagaaagacaacttactggaccagaaattattcatgaaaccaccgacaagatcattcaaatacaacagcgattgaaaacagccatgagtcaccaaaagagttatgctgatgtaagaagaaaaccgctagaatttcaagtgggtgacaaagtcatgt
Proteins encoded in this region:
- the LOC139864275 gene encoding uncharacterized protein, which produces MDQNMIDATSGGALVHKTPTEARTLISNMDANSQQFGIRQEGPIKSVSEVNASYDQCLDHLTALVEKLVMGNTQHVKACGICSIANHPTDMCPTLQDGSVEQTNAVGGFPSPPQRKYDPFSNTYNPGWRDHPNFSYRARSNTFQQPYPNQSAHSQPSSSNSSMSLKNIVKHLATNTQQFQQETKNTFQHLETQIGHLATFMNRIESQVSGKLPSQTINNPKQNAIAITLRSGKVLEQPHEASKRELEKEFVIEESTSQNVQPKEQTSPQTQELKIPPPFPNRLARSKKEEHQKEILETFRKVEVNIPLLDAIKQIRKAMLDLGASINVMPRSIFKAMKVGNLKETGVIIQLADRSNAYPDGVVEDILVQVKDLVFPTDFYVVDMGEDNHSNSPSILLGRPFLKTARTNINVHEGILTMEFDGQVIKFNIYDSMKYPSNEHSVFRVDVIDSLVQKVFELNDDDSRKVALIENISESGKQELEPNSNLQEEIFALNSLAPINNRVSYLGLPLTNAKILPSIV